The nucleotide window GACGGAGGGGTAAAAGAATGAGCGGTTTTCGGCAGGAAGCGTGCTGCTCCAGTCATTTCTACCGGTAATATCCAGGAAAATTTTATTGTCCCAATCCATTGTAACAAGGGCATATGCACTGTTTACCTGTTCGTCATATGGTTTTGGCACTTTTGTAATGAGCGATATGGCATTGGTAAGTGTGTACTGGCCCGGAACCTTCAGACCTTCGGCACGGTAATCATTCATGATATACTCGTTATAGCGCATACTGGCACCTGCCGAAGCCGATACATTGAACTGCCCGAAATTCTTCTTATAGTTAAAAAGGACGTCGCTGTTATATTCCTGATTGGTTATATGCTGTTCCCTGTAAAAACCCTTCAGGTAATTGGCCGAGCTCCATGGGCGCTGTGTGGTCCGTTCTTCATTCAGAACCTCAACACCTGAACGCAGCATCACGCTGAAGTTTGGAGAGATGTTATAATCCACCGTCATATTTCCGCTGATGTTGCGCTTGTCCACACCGTTGAGCATTTTGTAGGCAATCAGGTACGGATTGTCGATAAATGAGCTGAAGGGATGAATCTGGTCCAGCTCTTCCTGACCGTTCTTCCAGATGGGTTGGTACCACGCCAAATCTACATTAGGATTCTGGAAGATCATAAAGTAGGAAATGGACTGGTTGTTATAACCGGTTGCCGGAAGATTGTCACTCTTGGTCCTGTTGTAAGCCAGTTTTGTTGAAATTTTAAGCCTGTCGCTTAGCTTGTGAAAAAGGGATCCCGCAAAATTGAAGCGGTTAAAGCCTGTATTCGGCATCATCCATTCGTTATCAAGATAAGTGAGAGAGGTACGGAAACTGGTTCTGTCATTGGAATGTTCTACAGCAATGCTGTTGGAATAGGTAGAACCTACTTCCCAGAAACCTTTCACATTGTCGCGGTACGGACGCCAAAGCTGCCTTTCTGCACTTTGACCCTGAACGGTAGGATCGTACTGGAAATAATACTGACCCGCGAACTTTGGCCCAAAGGCACTGCTGGTGCCACCCGTACTAACGCCGTCGGGCGACGCTCCGTAGGAGTAATAGAAATTCCCGTTCTTATCTTTTGCAAGAGTTCCCTGTCCGTATTCGTACTGGTAATCGGGCCACTTCAAAACAGAATCGTAGCTGGAATAGGAATTAAAGCTTACCTGCAGTTTACCGTTCCGGCTTTTCCCGGATTTGGTAGTAATCATCAGCGCGCCGTTTGCAGCGCGCGACCCATACAGTGCCGCCGCGGATGCTCCTTTCAGTACGGTTACACTTTCTATATCATCGGGATTAATACTGTTCAGACCATTTCCCAGATCAATGGGCAGGTCACCGCCCGAGCCGGCACCATAGGCCGGCGTACCTGTGCCGGAGTTTACGCGGGGTCCGTCGCTCAGCGGAATTCCGTCTACAACGATCAGTGCATAATTATTGTCCATGAACATGGACTTTTCACCACGAAGCGTGATTCTGGCAGAGCCCAAAGGTCCGGCGCCGGCAGTCTGAACTTTCAGACCGGCCACCTTGCCTTCCATAGACTGTACCCAGTTATTGTTCTGTGTTTCTTCAAAGGTTTCCGACCCTACAGTTTCTGCTACATAACCCAGGGATTTGTCCTGGCGCTTGATTCCCAGTGCTGTTACAACAACTTCTTCAATCTTTTGCTCTTTCAGGGAATCCTGGCGGGTTTGAGCTGCCATTTCTACAGTCACGATACCGCTAAGTACAAGTACAAGGATTTTCTGTATGTTTCTTTTCACGATCTTTTAATTTGCCGCAAAATTACCGAGCACCGGTGGGTATTGTCTTTAACCCTGCTTTAAGGCTTTATGAAGAAATCGGTACTTTTGGGTTAAAGCAGTCTTAACAGATATTGTAAACTATTGCATACCACGACCTGTACTATGTTAAGCATCGGTAATATAGCATAACGTATGTGAATTTAGAGAAACAGACCCCGGACTAAGCAAGGGGAAGGAGTAGTTTTTTGAACTGCTGCAAACAGTAAACAGGAAAAAATCCAGACTGTAAAAAATCTGGATTCTCTATATAAATTTGTGTTTTTCAGTTGAGATGGAAGTCATTTCAAAAGCTCTTAAAAAGACCGTTTGACAACTCCGTATCTCCACTACAAAATTACAGATAAGGGATCTTTGATATTTTGCCCAAATTTGCCCAGATGGTAAGTAAATTCTTAAAGAAAAAAAGTAATTTGCGGCATGATCAATAAACTGCGAGAGGAATTTGAAAAAATATACTTCAGCGACATTGCCACAACAAAGGGACTGGAGAGTCTGGCCATCAACATGGGTGTTTCCCGAAACTCGCTTCGCAGGTTCCTGGGAAAAATAAAGAATGAAAGTCAACTGCGCATTTCCACACTGAATTTAATAGCGGTGCGCCTGGGCTACCGAAACTTTCAGGACTTCTGCGAGCGCTCCGGATCGACCACACCCATACTTGATTTCGAACTACTGGACATCTACTACGGAACCGTAAAAGGAAAAGGCACATCGTTAAACGAAACCCGTTTCCAAAAAGCTAATTACCATTTCGCAAAAAAAATCATATCCCACCCGGGCAACCTTACAGAATTTGTAAAACGTTTTGCGGCCAATGAAGAAGCACTGGAATATGTCTTTGCCTGGTATCCCTCCTATGAACATATTGCCAACGATAATTATCAGGAAGCCCTGCTTTATGTGGCAAAGATCAGCAAGAAAGCGCACGTAAAGGTTTTCGCATATTCATTTGTTTATTTCGGCAAATTCATGTCCGAAAACCTGTCTCAGGGTGAGGCTACAGAACTTATGAATAAGATTGAAAAGCAGGTAATTAAAATGCGATGTGAAGAATTTGAGGTATTTCCGGAAGCCCGATACAGCACCGTTAAAAGTATTCACTCTCACATTTTTGGAAATCCTGAAAAAAACAGTCCTTTTCCGCTGCTACCTCACTCTGATTTCGGATTTATCCACAGCCGGCCACTTATCGATCGGATTATTTACACCAGTTATGTGGGAAATATGCTCACAATCCTGAAAGATTATAACACCGCAGAAATGCTCATTGGCGATGCGCCCACTGAGAAAGCGCTTAAGACCTTTGAGGACGAAAATCCTCTCTATAAATGCCACGTACATCTGTACCGTATTACACGTGCGCTCCTTATGTTTCATTTGGGTAAGGAGCAGGAAGCCATGTACATGTTCGACCAGTTGCTGGTTAACTCCACCGATGTAATGCGTTATTCCTTCGACAGTAAAATTTATTTCGAACTTCAGTACTATAATCTGGGCTACAAACTTTACCCAAATCGTGAGGACTTTCATCAGAAGTACCAGATTCTGCTGCAGAAAACTAAATTCAGTTATTTAACCAGTTTTTAATGACCGCACTTTTAATTACTATCCTTGGTCACCTGTGCTACGGTACCACTAATGTGATGTGGAAAAATCCGCGTAATGAGATGGGTACCCTACCACTTATCATTACCCGTAGTTTTTTTTCATTCCTGATTTTTCTTTTTAGCTTTATTGCACTCACCAATTTAGGGCTGCTTACTGCACCAAAAATCACTTTTAGGGATTTGCTGAGTACCGCAGGCATCTGTGCAGTGAATTATTTCGGTCTGTTCTTTTATCTGAAAAGCCTGAAGCATGCGCCTGTCTCCAGCACCATCGGTTTCGGAAAAGTGAGCCTTATTATTGGTGTTTTGTCTGCGTACTTTCTTTATGATGAAGAAATTTCGGCCCTGAAAATAGGTATGTGCATCATAGTTCTGATCGGAGTTACTTTCATTGAAAGAGCTGCCAGAATTGGATCCGCAGTAATGTCTAAAGGTTTAATGTACTCAATATTATGTAAGTTATTCTGGGGTACGTCTTATCTTTTTGTCCCTTTTATAGATAAACTGGGACCTATCCTTTTCTGCGTAGTTCTGGAATTTATAGTCTGCACACTCAGTTGCCTTCTGCTGCTTGCAAGCCGCAGCAAGTTCCCTTCCCATACGGTAAGCCGAAGAACAAAATTTGAGATCGGCATCCTTGTCGTATTGGGAACCGGAGGCACTTTCTGCCTGAATTTTGCGCTGGCAAATATCAGCATTCTCCTTTTCGCGACACTGGCCTTAATAGAACCGATTCTGGGTCTCATCATCTCCAAGATTTATCACAGGGAAAGGCTGACACCTCTGCAGTATGCGGGGGTCTGGATGGGTATAGCAGCAGCGTTTGTTTTGGGTGTACTCAAATAAAATCCGGGTCTGCTCTTTCTAGTTCTTAATAAACCGTGTAGATACAGAATTTCCTTCCTTATCTAAAGTCTGCAGGATATAGTTGCCGGCAGGCAGATGAGCTACGTTCAGTTTCTGCAATCCGGAATCATCAGACTGTACCATGATTTTCTGCCCTGCATAATTGAATACAGTGAATTCAATGATGTTCCTGGCAGACCTGACGTGAAGTACATCCTTTACAGGGTTAGGATACACGGTCATTTCCGTATCCAATTCCACCGATTTTACACCAAGTGCATCCTGCGAATTGATTTTCACAAATGAGAAATTACCCTGAACAACCCCAGCTGTTCCCTGCCAGCAAGCGGTATAAAGCGTTCCGTATCCGGCAGTACTTGTTCCGGTAGAATTTGTGGATCTGGAAGAGCTAATATCATTTCCTGTATGCCTAATTTCAATCACGAGGTTGGTACCGGTATACAGGTAGGGCGTGTTAAAGTTGATGGTGTGACTGAAGGCATTAGGATCAGCACCCGATGTTAAAGCTCCGGCAGGAACTACAAGTACTCCGGAGCGCACCTGAGTCTGCGGTCCCACCACATTCGCACTGAAATCAAACTGACGGTTGGGAGGCTCCACCCCATTGCTGAGGAAGATTTCGTAGCTTGGGAAAGTAGCATCAGTAGCCGGCCAGTTTGAAGTTGCGTTGGCGGGCAGCCTGAAGGCAATGGAAGTGAGGTATTTTCCGTTTAACGCGGTCAGCAGGGAATCGTCTATAATAAGCTGATAGGTTCTGGCGGAACTCGCATAAACACCGGTAAATCCTGAACTGGCACTAAGATCCGGAACGGTAACTGATGTCTGCGCAGCGGCATGATGCGTTCCCAGGGCTAGGAAAAAAGCTGCAGAAAGTATTGCTGCCGATCGCCTGATTGCTGTTAATTGTCCTGCATGGCTGTATTTTCTGAAACGAAGTAATTCTGTTTTCATACGTATTTATTTTGATTATCATAAAGTTAGGAAAAAAAATACTGCGCAATTCATAAAAAACTTTGTTAATGAGATTTTAATCATCAATGAGCATTATTAAACTGCAGCCTGTAACCAGAATTGTTTTTGTTTGTCAGATCTTTCACACAGATAAAAAACCAGCGATATCTGCGGTATCAGCGGGAAACTAACTAATACAATCTCTGAAACCCGTGCAATCCGTGCGGGAAAATACATTCACACAGATAAAAAATCAGCGAAATCTGCGGTATCAGCGGGAAAATGAAAAGGTAGTTAACTGATAATTGCGGTACTTACAGCACACAGATTACACTGATTCGCACAGATAAGAATCTGCGAGAATTACAACAAAAAAAGAGAACCACCTCTGTGATTCTCTTTGTCTAGTAGCGGGGACACGACTCGAACGTGCGTTCGCCGCGGCGAATAGGAGCCCTCCCAAAAAAAATCCGTCTCACTACCAAAGCATGACGGATTTCGTGTTCTCAAATACTTGATAGACCTGTAGAACTACTGATATAGAATTTAATTACGTGTTGCCAGACTTATCTAAACTTTCTTTATCTATAATTGTACCGAGATAAGAAAAAAGCAATATAAGCAGCATGACTAGACTGTCCAATATTTTATCCAAGTCTTCGAAATTGGTGTGTAAAACAATAGCAGAAATACGAGAATAAAATTTTAAAATGACAATAAATATAGTTATATAAACTAAAATTTTTACAATAGCTTTTGTTTCCATCTTTTCAATTTTGAGAGGCATCATATATACAAGCAGCAAATTCTGCAATCATAATTGCTGATCCTATTGGACCCGCAAATTTAATCAGCGCTTTAGTTATCGCTTTAGTTATTATTGTTGCACCCACTTTTTTAAGAGTTTTAAGCCCAATGTAACTGACAAATCCCAAACCTACGGCATCCACTGCACAATCCCAAACTTCGTCCCAACTCACATTAACACCTTCCAAATTTACTGATGTGGGCGGAGATACCTGGCCAATTATACTACCAATTCCTGATAGCAATTCCTGCTCAAATTCCAACTGGCTTCCTACTTCAAGAATTTCCGGATTTATTAATACAAATTTATAAACTGCGTTATCCATTTCGTTTTGGTATGTTAAAATGAGATCGAAATCTAATCCGTATTTTTGATAAATAAATTCAGAGTCATCTTTTGAGATATTGTCATTCCGTATCTCATTGTAAAACATTTTAGAATTTCCATTTAATGCTAGTGTTTGATTTTGATAGTTATATAATTTAGCGAACGCCGAAAGATATTCATTGGCAAAATTTAGCCAAGAAATCTCATCTATATTTTTATATCTCATACTGCCATTATACTGATTTTTAACTTTTGCAACGTAGATTTCATTCTCTAAAGAACTAATGTTCGTATCAAAACGGCAAGAAGTAATTGATGTCAATATCGCTATCAACAATATAATGTTTTTCATGATAAAATAGTTTTAAATGTTACCCTACTTTCAGTATTAAGGACGCTGTTTCAGAATTCCGACCGAGTGCAATTCACTTTTGCATGTACGGACCTTTTGCTAGTGCATTTTAAAGAGGACCGTTAGGAGCATCAACAACTTGGGTGATTATCTTTGTTTGTTTCATAAATTCAAAGAAATATGTTGTTATACTTAAATAATTTAGTCAAACCAGCCTAAAAAAACGGCTATTGAAACTAGCGGATTAAAAGTAGAGGCATATACCAATAAGTTAAGATTGATTTCTATAAAAATAAGCACTTGATTAAGTAATTCCCTTTTTAAACCCCTAGACAAACATTTTTTCAAATATATTATAAAAAACAATAAAAAAAGATAGGAAAAACACTCATTTTTATTAATTATATTCTTTAGGAAGACTGACGGTGTTCACTGGAGTTCTGTTTCAAAAGTAATTCGTATGATATTATTATTTGTCCGATAGTTGACTGAAATATTATCTAACTTTAATTTTTTGATGGCATATAGATACGATTTCTTATTTCTATTACTTCAGTACTTTTTTTCAAGAAACTTTATTTTAAGGAAATTGACTTTTATTATGGAGAACTCTACACGGTGCTCGCCAGCAAGAAAGCAAAGGGCAGAAAAGGCTCCATTGTGGCTGCGGAAAGAGTCAGAAGGAAAGGACAAAAATCCTGTTCTGGAAATATCCGCATTAACAAATAGCGTATCAGTTAAACGATGTGCTGCGAAAGATCTATAATCAGAAAATAATCAAATCCGTAGCCATACTCAAGCTTGCCCACTGGTTTAAAGACGTAGAGGAGTTCGGAAATAAAGCCTTCAGCACCGTTGTTCGAACCATCAGGACGCATTCTAATAATATCCTGAACGATTTTACCAACCGCACCACAAATGCTTCTGCCCAATCCTTCAATGCAAAAATCAAAAACTTCAGAATCCAGTTAGGAGGAGTAAAATAGAGGTCTTTCTTCCTATACAGACTCACCACACTTTTCGCCTAATCCTCCAAGTTTTGGACTTTATCCGACTCGAACGTGCGTTCGCCGCGGCGAGTAGGAGCCCTCCACATGCTACAAAAAAAGAGAACCACCTCTGTGATTCTCTTTGTCTAGTAGCGGGGACACGACTCGAACGTGCGTTCGCGGCGAATAGGAGCCCTCCACATGCTACAAAAAAGAGAACCACCTTTGTGATTCTCTCTGTTTAGTAGCGGGGACACGACTCGAACGTGCGTTCGCCGCGGCGAATAGGAGCCCTCCACATGCTACAAAAAAAGAGAACCACCTTTGTGATTCTCTCTGCTTAGTAGCGGGGACACGACTCGAACGTGCGACCTCCGGGTTATGAGCCCGACGAGCTACCTACTGCTCTACCCCGCGATATGACTGCAAATATACAACTTTTTTCCGGCTTTCAAAATAAATGGACATTATTTATAGTGTCGGCTTAATTCATTAACTTTGTGTATGGCAAAAATTCTGCGAATACACCCCGACAATCCTCAGGAAAATGTAATTAATGAAGTAGTTACCGTTCTTAAAAACGGCGGACTCATCATCTACCCTTCCGATACAGTTTATGCTCTTGGTTGCAATATTTTTGACATCCGCGCTATGGAAAAACTTGCCCAGCTAAAGAAAATCAAGCTGGAGAAGGCTCGTTTCTCCATTATCTGTAATGACCTGAGCCACCTTTCCAACTTCACAAAACCAATAGACACGGCTGTTTTCCGCTTCCTGAAAAGCAAAATCCCGGGGCCCTTCACTTTTATCCTGGAAGCCAATAAAAGCCTGCCGTTAGCCTATAAAGGCAACAGGACCGTGGGAATCCGTGTGCCGGACCATGCCGTGCCGCAACTGATTGTGGAAAAACTGGGGCATCCCATTGCATCAACCTCTATTAAGGACGATGATGAAGTCCTGGAATATTCCACGGATCCCGAACTCATTGCCGAGAAATACGACAGCTTTGTAGACCTGGTTATCGACAGCGGTTACGGCGACAATATAGCCTCCACAATTGTGGATCTCACCAGCGGGGAACCGGAACTCATCCGCCAGGGAAAAGGTGACCTTTAGTTCAACACTCAAAAAGAATTCATGAAAATCATTACCTCACCGGCCAAACTCATGACCGTGGAGCCGGCGGCCAGTCCGCTCAAGCCTACCGTGCCTACTTTCATTGATGATGCCGCATACATCCATTCTTATCTGAAGGAAAAATCTCCCAAATATCTGTCGGAACTTATGGAGATTTCGCAGAAGCTCGCCGATGAAAACTGGGAACGGAACCAAAACTGGAGTTCCAAACCTTCCAAAAAGGAATCTGCGCAGGCCATCTTCGCTTTTACCGGCGAAGTATACCGTGGCCTGGATGCAAGAACAATGGACAGTGATTCACTGAAATACCTTCAAAAGAATTACCGGATACTCTCCGGCTTGTACGGACTTTTGAAACCATCGGATAAAATCATGCTGTACCGCCTGGAAATGGGCCGCAAGTTCGAATTTGAACAGTATAAAAACCTGTATGAGTTCTGGCGCGGAAAACTGACGGACAAGTTGAACAGCGAACTGACGTCTAAGGACCTGATCCTGAATCTGGCCAGTTCGGAATACTTCAAGGCGCTGGACCGCAAAAAACTGAAGGCTCCCGTTATTGACTTTGATTTTTTTGAGCTGAAAGACGGCAAACTCAAAACAATAGTAGTTTACACCAAGCATGCACGCGGCATGATGGTCCGCTTTTGTGCCGAGACGCGGGCCAAAACGCTGAACGATGTAAAAGCGTTCAATATGGAAGGTTACCGTTTGGATGATTCGCTGTCGACCGCTACGAAACTGGTTTTTACACGCTGATGACTTTGCTTGGAGATATTAAATCGGAATTTCAGGGGGAACTTTCCCGGCAGTATTCCGCCTCAGAAACCGAGGTTCTTTTTGAGATTTTCTGTGAAGAATGGCTGGGACTGAACCGCCCGGGCCTGCGTAAGGCCCTGCAAAACACTGTGGCCGGCGAAACTTGTCAGAAATTCAGGGTGGCACTGCAGCAGCTGAAGTCCGGAATTCCTTACCAACAGGTTTTGGGTAAGGCTTTGTTCTATGGCCTGGAATTCCTGGTGGACAGTTCTGTACTTATTCCAAGGCCTGAAACCGAAGAACTTGTGGAGATGGCCATCACGGAGCTTGGGACTCTAACCCAAAGACGGGCCGAAGGGTCAGCATACAGTGCTGCTGCGTCAGGAAATCGCCTACGGATCATTGACATCGGAACCGGTAGCGGCGCCATTGCCATTACCCTAAAAAAGCATTTTCGCGAAGCCACGGTCTGGGCTGTCGATTTTTCAGAAGCCGCGCTGCAGACCGCGGCAAAAAACGCTGAACTGCACAATGCCTCAATCAACTTTATTCATACAGATTACCTCAATTCGCCACTCGATGGTAAGTTTGACCTGATCATCTCCAATCCGCCTTATATTGGAAAGAATGAAGCGGATGAGATTGCGGACTCGGTAAAAGAGTTCGAACCTAAAATGGCCCTGTTCTCTCCTGTGGACGATGCACTGGTTTTCTACCGGAAGATCGCAGCCGATGCAAGGTGTCATCTTGCGGAAGAGGGCATGGTTTTATTGGAAATCAACCAGAAACTTGGTCCGGAAACCCTTGCACTCTATAATAATTTCCCCAGCTCGGAACTGCTGAAAGACCTCTCCGGCAACGACCGTTTCATACGAGTGCGTACATGAAATGTAGCCGCTCCTGAGGTTACCTGTTTTGTGACAGGCTTCCCTGCATTTTCGTTTCATGGTTTTCAGTTAGACAGTCACCCGAAATTCCGGCAGCTAATTCCAAAAAGATTATCTTTGGTCTCTTATTACCATTAAATGCGTACTGAATAATGATTCTAATCGTAGATGATTCACCTGAAAATATAATTTCCCTAAAACGGGTGCTCGAGAAAAATGACTTTGAAGTGGACACGGCATCATCCGGCGAGGAGGCATTAAAGAAAATTCTGAAGAAGTCGTATGTACTTATAATCCTGGATGTTCAGATGCCGGATATGGACGGTTTCGAAGTTGCTGAAGCCATATCGGGTTACAGCCGCGCGCGGGAGACTGCCATTATATTTCTGTCGGCCGCCAGCGCCAATGTCAATCTTATTACCAAAGGATATTCCTCCGGTGGCCTGGACTACATCAGCAAACCGGTGGATATGAATATCCTGCTGCTGAAGGTGAAAACCTTTTACCGTATTTATGAACAAAGCCGTGCGCTGAACCAAATGCAGGATGCCCTGCGCGAGGAAATTGAATTCCGTAAGGAAGCCGAGCGTAAGAAAGACGAATTCATAAGTATAGCCAGTCATGAGCTTAAAACCCCAATGACCAGCATCAAAGGCTATATCCAGTTGCTGGAACGCAGTCTGGATAAACATGATATCGAATCCATCCGGACGAAACTCAAAAAAGTACACAACCAGGTGGAAAAACTGAATCTGCTGATTGCTGACCTCCTGGATATCTCTAAAATCGAGAGCGGAAAGCTTAAATTCAACAAAAGATATTTTGCCTTCAATGAGGTGGTGGATCATATTATCGAGATTATGCAGCAATCCAATCCGCAAATAAAGATCCTTAAAAAAGGCAGCGTAAACTGTGAGATTTACGGTGATGAGATGCGCCTGGAACAGGTAATCGTGAATTTCATTTCCAACGCGATCAAATATGCACCGGATACCGAGGAAATACATGTAAATTGTAAACTGGAAGATGACAGGATTTATTTTTCTGTCCGTGATTTCGGGATCGGCATGTCCGAAGAGCATCAGGAAAAGATTTTCGATAAGTTTTACAGAATCGAAGAAACTTCAGAGCGGTTTGAGGGACTGGGTATCGGCCTTTATATCTGTCAGGAAATCATTGACCGCCACCATGGAACCATAGGTGTAAAAAGCACTTTAGGCGAAGGGTCAGAGTTCTTCTATTACATCCCCCTGCATCCAACCGGGGAAAAAATCAATCAATTACAGCATGAGTTTTAAAAAAAATCTACTTTTTGGGCTGGGCTTTTCGCTCCTCCTACTTCTTGTAAGTTCCGCTGCATCCTTTATCAGCATCAGGAACCTGATAGACAGCTCCACAATGGTTCGCGAAACCAATAAGAATATCAAGGACCTGGACCATATACTTTCCCTGGTAAAAGACGCAGAAACGGGACAGCGCGGATACCTGCTCTCCGGTGACACAAGGTTTCTGGAACCCTACACCCGCGCAAAGGCCAAAATAGACGATGCAATTACGGATTTATCGGTACAGCTAACCAAAACCGGCGGGCAGACCCGGAATATGGAAAAGCTGCGCAACAGTATCGATACACGAATTGCAATCCTGGACCGCAATCTTAACTACAAACACGGTAACAATCCGGTTTCGCCGGAACTGCTGCTGGAAGGTAAGAAGTATATGGACGAAATCCGGAATCTGGTTTCCATTATGCAGTCGGCGGAAAAAAATGTGCTGGAATCGCGTACGGATAACATGAATAAGTTTGCCTCCTATACTCCTCTGCTTATCATTC belongs to Chryseobacterium sp. and includes:
- a CDS encoding hybrid sensor histidine kinase/response regulator, which translates into the protein MILIVDDSPENIISLKRVLEKNDFEVDTASSGEEALKKILKKSYVLIILDVQMPDMDGFEVAEAISGYSRARETAIIFLSAASANVNLITKGYSSGGLDYISKPVDMNILLLKVKTFYRIYEQSRALNQMQDALREEIEFRKEAERKKDEFISIASHELKTPMTSIKGYIQLLERSLDKHDIESIRTKLKKVHNQVEKLNLLIADLLDISKIESGKLKFNKRYFAFNEVVDHIIEIMQQSNPQIKILKKGSVNCEIYGDEMRLEQVIVNFISNAIKYAPDTEEIHVNCKLEDDRIYFSVRDFGIGMSEEHQEKIFDKFYRIEETSERFEGLGIGLYICQEIIDRHHGTIGVKSTLGEGSEFFYYIPLHPTGEKINQLQHEF
- the prmC gene encoding peptide chain release factor N(5)-glutamine methyltransferase; translated protein: MTLLGDIKSEFQGELSRQYSASETEVLFEIFCEEWLGLNRPGLRKALQNTVAGETCQKFRVALQQLKSGIPYQQVLGKALFYGLEFLVDSSVLIPRPETEELVEMAITELGTLTQRRAEGSAYSAAASGNRLRIIDIGTGSGAIAITLKKHFREATVWAVDFSEAALQTAAKNAELHNASINFIHTDYLNSPLDGKFDLIISNPPYIGKNEADEIADSVKEFEPKMALFSPVDDALVFYRKIAADARCHLAEEGMVLLEINQKLGPETLALYNNFPSSELLKDLSGNDRFIRVRT
- a CDS encoding T9SS type A sorting domain-containing protein, with the protein product MKTELLRFRKYSHAGQLTAIRRSAAILSAAFFLALGTHHAAAQTSVTVPDLSASSGFTGVYASSARTYQLIIDDSLLTALNGKYLTSIAFRLPANATSNWPATDATFPSYEIFLSNGVEPPNRQFDFSANVVGPQTQVRSGVLVVPAGALTSGADPNAFSHTINFNTPYLYTGTNLVIEIRHTGNDISSSRSTNSTGTSTAGYGTLYTACWQGTAGVVQGNFSFVKINSQDALGVKSVELDTEMTVYPNPVKDVLHVRSARNIIEFTVFNYAGQKIMVQSDDSGLQKLNVAHLPAGNYILQTLDKEGNSVSTRFIKN
- a CDS encoding DMT family transporter; the encoded protein is MTALLITILGHLCYGTTNVMWKNPRNEMGTLPLIITRSFFSFLIFLFSFIALTNLGLLTAPKITFRDLLSTAGICAVNYFGLFFYLKSLKHAPVSSTIGFGKVSLIIGVLSAYFLYDEEISALKIGMCIIVLIGVTFIERAARIGSAVMSKGLMYSILCKLFWGTSYLFVPFIDKLGPILFCVVLEFIVCTLSCLLLLASRSKFPSHTVSRRTKFEIGILVVLGTGGTFCLNFALANISILLFATLALIEPILGLIISKIYHRERLTPLQYAGVWMGIAAAFVLGVLK
- a CDS encoding transposase, whose protein sequence is MLRKIYNQKIIKSVAILKLAHWFKDVEEFGNKAFSTVVRTIRTHSNNILNDFTNRTTNASAQSFNAKIKNFRIQLGGVK
- the yaaA gene encoding peroxide stress protein YaaA; the protein is MKIITSPAKLMTVEPAASPLKPTVPTFIDDAAYIHSYLKEKSPKYLSELMEISQKLADENWERNQNWSSKPSKKESAQAIFAFTGEVYRGLDARTMDSDSLKYLQKNYRILSGLYGLLKPSDKIMLYRLEMGRKFEFEQYKNLYEFWRGKLTDKLNSELTSKDLILNLASSEYFKALDRKKLKAPVIDFDFFELKDGKLKTIVVYTKHARGMMVRFCAETRAKTLNDVKAFNMEGYRLDDSLSTATKLVFTR
- a CDS encoding L-threonylcarbamoyladenylate synthase, which produces MAKILRIHPDNPQENVINEVVTVLKNGGLIIYPSDTVYALGCNIFDIRAMEKLAQLKKIKLEKARFSIICNDLSHLSNFTKPIDTAVFRFLKSKIPGPFTFILEANKSLPLAYKGNRTVGIRVPDHAVPQLIVEKLGHPIASTSIKDDDEVLEYSTDPELIAEKYDSFVDLVIDSGYGDNIASTIVDLTSGEPELIRQGKGDL
- a CDS encoding SusC/RagA family TonB-linked outer membrane protein translates to MKRNIQKILVLVLSGIVTVEMAAQTRQDSLKEQKIEEVVVTALGIKRQDKSLGYVAETVGSETFEETQNNNWVQSMEGKVAGLKVQTAGAGPLGSARITLRGEKSMFMDNNYALIVVDGIPLSDGPRVNSGTGTPAYGAGSGGDLPIDLGNGLNSINPDDIESVTVLKGASAAALYGSRAANGALMITTKSGKSRNGKLQVSFNSYSSYDSVLKWPDYQYEYGQGTLAKDKNGNFYYSYGASPDGVSTGGTSSAFGPKFAGQYYFQYDPTVQGQSAERQLWRPYRDNVKGFWEVGSTYSNSIAVEHSNDRTSFRTSLTYLDNEWMMPNTGFNRFNFAGSLFHKLSDRLKISTKLAYNRTKSDNLPATGYNNQSISYFMIFQNPNVDLAWYQPIWKNGQEELDQIHPFSSFIDNPYLIAYKMLNGVDKRNISGNMTVDYNISPNFSVMLRSGVEVLNEERTTQRPWSSANYLKGFYREQHITNQEYNSDVLFNYKKNFGQFNVSASAGASMRYNEYIMNDYRAEGLKVPGQYTLTNAISLITKVPKPYDEQVNSAYALVTMDWDNKIFLDITGRNDWSSTLPAENRSFFYPSVSTSFILSDLFNLKSPALNYWKLRGSWAKVGIDGSPYQLEKYYDMDDIPGGVITPSTFPNPNLKPEINTNIEAGMDLGLLRNRLNYSFTLYQNNTANQIIRIPMMYESGYAHRWINAGEIRNRGIEMSLDYTPVKTPDFRWKLGGNWSMNRNEIMSLPEAVGSEPYTMATVAGVVYFNAVVGGSLGDLYGFKLLRAPDGQVVYGENGLPARPANVEKVGNAFAKWRAGFQNEFQYKNVTLSFSIDGQYGGMAYSQTHHKMSEQGKLGHTLMGRDNPGGTIVGAGVVQNADGTFSPNTKAVSLSAYYGDYYRRANVETNTFDTSFIKLRDARLAYSFPKAMIAPLKLNDLTVAIFGKNLWMWTEFPMFDPEVATLDNSTITPGVEIGQLPSARTIGFQLNVKF